In Acidobacteriota bacterium, the genomic stretch CTTTGTAGTCGCGGACCGAGACCCGTGACTTGGCCTTGACCTCGATGGCGACCGCATCGCCGATGACAAGGTCGACCTCGAACTGCGACCGGCTGCGCCAATAGGTCAGCGGGTCATCGCGGCCACGATAGTCGAGCCAGCTTCGCACCTCCAGAAACACGAGATGCTCCAGCGCGCGGCCATACGCGTCGGATCCCGGCTCGATGACGCCGGTGCGGCGCAGGGTGTTGGCGACTCCGACGTCAAAGAAGTAGAACTTGGCCGTCGCCACTGGCTTCCGGGTGCGGGTGCCGCGAAACGCGGGAAGCTGCTCGCCGACGAGGGTGTCCTCGAGAATCCGATAGTGCTCGCGCACGGTGCTTGGGGCGAGACCCGCATCCGAGGCGACGTTCGCGAAATTGACCTGCTCCCCGTTGGTCAGGCCCGCCACGTCGAGAAAGCGGCCGAAGTTGCCGATCGAGCGAGTGAGCCCTTCGGCCTGCACTTCCTCCCTCAGGTACGTCCCGACGTACGCCCGGAGATCGTCCCGCCACGCGGGCGCGTCGAGAAACCCCGGCAGGCCGCCTCGGTTCACGCGATCCAGCAGTCGGTCGTCACTGACCTCCGGCGACACCAGCGGGTGCAGCCGCGCCACGCGCGCACGGCCCGCGAGCAGGTTGGCGCCGCCCCGCTTGAGCTTGCGCGCGCTGCTGCCGGTCAGCACGAATCGGAGCGACCGGTTCCGCTCGATCAGCAGATGAATCTCGTCCAGGAGCGACGGGCATTTCTGGATCTCGTCGACGACCACGATCTCGCGGCGTGGGTCCAACGTCTGCCGCAGAAGTTCGGGACGGCTGTTCAGTTGCCGGAACGTGTCGGCTTCGAGCAGGTCGTAGAACGCCGCCTCGGGGAACGTCCGGCGGACGAGCGTGCTCTTGCCGGTCTGGCGGGGGCCGAGCAGGAAGACGGAGCGGTCCTTGACGAGGGTCCGCAGATCCAGGACGCGGCGGTACATATCCGCGCCATTATCGCTGAATTACATGAAATACAGCAACTACTACGCTGATATGCAGAGCCTCCCGGCTCCGGCGGACAACACGAGCGAATTACCGATCCGGTTCGATCTGGAATCCCCGCCGCGTCTCCGGCGTCCACGTGCCGGGCATCACGTAGTCGTCCCGGCGCGGCATCCGGACTTGCGGCAGGGTCTGCGCATCCAGGATGGTTTCCTCCGAGATGATCCCGTTGCGGAAGAGTAGGTACGCGGTCACCGCGTAGGTTTCGTCGTCGGTGAGGATGCCCGGCCGGTCGTAGGGCATGACGCGGCGGATGTAGTCCCAGATACTGGGTGCGAACGGCCAGTGCAGGATCGGCCAGTAGTTGGTGCGGGTGGTGACGTCGCCGCCCACGAGGGGGATGGAGGGGCCCTCCTCAGCCGTCGGGCCGTGGCAGGTCGAGCAGCCCCGGCGCGCGAAGACCATCGCGCCCTCGGCCGCGTTGCCGCTCCCCTCGGGGAGGTCGGCGCCGTCCGGCCCGACGATGACGTCGCGCATCTCGCCCGCGCTGGGAGGACGGCCGAGCCCGGCGAGGGGTCCCTCCTGCTGGGCGTGAGCCGCGCCGCCGAACAGGACGGCCGCCATGACAGCCCCCGCGACAAGCGCGTTCACGATGCGCAGGCTCGCGACGCGTGGGCCGGCGACGGGCGGGCACGCCCCGTGCAGGCCGCTACGCGTGGACGTCGACGACGACGTCGGTCGGCTCCAGCCCGTTCGTGACCTTGCCATCGGAACCTACCTTCCACGGCTGAATCCAGTTGCAGTGGCCGAGCTGGCTCTGGATGGTCCCGTAGAGCTGTCCCCGCGTGAGACCCCAGTAGCGCGCGTACTCGGCTTCGGTCGGCTGAAGCTGGTCCCGCTCGTCGAGGCACCGCGACTGCAACACCGTTTCCTCGCCGTTCCAGCGCCACGGCAGGCAGAAGCGGGTGTGGGCCTTCGAGTGGACCGGGCCGACCAGCTCTGCCTCCTGATAGGTCGCGCCGCCGTCGGTCGAGACGTCGACGCGGGTGACCTTGCCGCTGCCCGACCACGCCAGCCCGCTGATGGCGTAGGCGCCGTGCGCGGGCAGTTCGTTACCGCCCGACGGGTGCGTGATGACCGAGTTGGGCCCGAAGTCGTAGCTGTCCCGCTGCGTCTTCGGATCCGGGGTCAGGAAGCGCGAATGCTCCTGGAACGACAGGTAGGGCTGGTCGACCACCTTGATGCGCTTCAGCCACTTGACGTTGTAGATGCCCTCGAACCCCGGCACGAGGAGCCGCAGCGGGTAGCCGTGGTCGGGCCGCACCGGCTCGCCGTTCTGGCCGTAGGC encodes the following:
- a CDS encoding cytochrome c: MAAVLFGGAAHAQQEGPLAGLGRPPSAGEMRDVIVGPDGADLPEGSGNAAEGAMVFARRGCSTCHGPTAEEGPSIPLVGGDVTTRTNYWPILHWPFAPSIWDYIRRVMPYDRPGILTDDETYAVTAYLLFRNGIISEETILDAQTLPQVRMPRRDDYVMPGTWTPETRRGFQIEPDR
- a CDS encoding ATP-binding protein → MYRRVLDLRTLVKDRSVFLLGPRQTGKSTLVRRTFPEAAFYDLLEADTFRQLNSRPELLRQTLDPRREIVVVDEIQKCPSLLDEIHLLIERNRSLRFVLTGSSARKLKRGGANLLAGRARVARLHPLVSPEVSDDRLLDRVNRGGLPGFLDAPAWRDDLRAYVGTYLREEVQAEGLTRSIGNFGRFLDVAGLTNGEQVNFANVASDAGLAPSTVREHYRILEDTLVGEQLPAFRGTRTRKPVATAKFYFFDVGVANTLRRTGVIEPGSDAYGRALEHLVFLEVRSWLDYRGRDDPLTYWRSRSQFEVDLVIGDAVAIEVKAKSRVSVRDYKGLLALAEEVPLDRKLVVCHELRRRRDDHGVEIVPVQRFLQELWDGTILG